The Breoghania sp. L-A4 sequence ACACCGGCGCGGAGGTCTGGGGCATCAGGCTGGTCAGATCGAAGGCATAGCTCTGGAAGCGGACGATGGAAATCGAGCCGGAGGCCCCGGTCCGCCGCTGGATCGTGCCGTTGCTCATCACCAGCAGCATCCGGTCGGCGAGCTCCGCCACCTGGCCGCTTTCCGCCAGATAGGTGAAGCTGGTTTCCGGGTCGCGGACGTCGTCCAGCATCAGGCTTTCCAGCGTGCCGTCGCCATCGCGGTTGCGGATGTGGAAGGTCAGACCCTCGTCGATCTCGATGAAGCGGCCCGGGCGGATGATGTTGGCAAGCAGGTCGACCCTGACCTTGGTCAGCTCCTCGCGCAGCACGGCGAGCCCCTTGGGCGACACGTAAAGCGAGCACACCAGCATCAGGATGCTCAGCATTCCCGCCGCGGCCAGCACCGGCTTGAGCACCTTGGTGCGCGGGGCGCCGGTCGCGCCGATGACGATGAGTTCATTGTCGGAGTTGAGCGCGTTGAAGACGATCACCAGCGCGATGATGAAGGCGAAGGGCGCGATGATCAGGCTCAGGAAAGGCAGGGCCAGCATGGTGATGCCGAGAAACTGCACGATCGTCTGCCCTTGGCGGTCACCAGATCGAGTTGGCGCAAGGCCTGCGTCGTCCACACCACGCCGATGAGCGCGCCGAAG is a genomic window containing:
- a CDS encoding LptF/LptG family permease gives rise to the protein MQFLGITMLALPFLSLIIAPFAFIIALVIVFNALNSDNELIVIGATGAPRTKVLKPVLAAAGMLSILMLVCSLYVSPKGLAVLREELTKVRVDLLANIIRPGRFIEIDEGLTFHIRNRDGDGTLESLMLDDVRDPETSFTYLAESGQVAELADRMLLVMSNGTIQRRTGASGSISIVRFQSYAFDLTSLMPQTSAPVFKPSERTIAQLLWPDAGDDYYAANTERFAIELHDRIAQPLYPIAFGLIVFAFIGGARSTRQGRSAGVLAALLACVGMRVAGFGSTTLAVGNPSYMAGIYLVPVLTIALAGWLSVSNTRPRWLEALGERMERAVEAAQALLTRLGRRTPAGLA